One window of the Pieris brassicae chromosome 4, ilPieBrab1.1, whole genome shotgun sequence genome contains the following:
- the LOC123709110 gene encoding NADH dehydrogenase [ubiquinone] flavoprotein 1, mitochondrial yields MAGALARIVQGTKSHLGIAGPLVSITSGSVRFQQTESQGKTKYGPLADADRVFTNLYGRHDWRLKGALARGDWYMTKNILEKGTDWIVNELKTSGLRGRGGAGFPTGMKWSFMNKPSDGRPKYLVVNADEGEPGTCKDREIMRHDPHKLIEGCLIAGRAMGAQAAYIYIRGEFYNEASNLQVAIAEAYQAGLIGKNSCGSGYDFDVFVHRGAGAYICGEETALIESIEGKQGKPRLKPPFPADVGLFGCPTTVNNVETIAVSPTICRRGGKWFASFGRTRNSGTKLFNISGHVNTPCTVEEEMSIPLKELIERHAGGVCGGWDNLLAIIPGGSSTPLIPKHVCETVLMDFDGLVAAQTSLGTAAIIVMDKSTDIVKAIARLIMFYKHESCGQCTPCREGVSWMNKMIYRFVEGNASPKEIDMLWEISKQIEGHTICALGDGAAWPVQGLIRHFRPELERRMQTYAMTHGPSKAERLY; encoded by the exons ATGGCTGGAGCATTGGCGAGGATTGTTCAGGGAACAAAATCGCACCTAG GTATTGCAGGGCCTCTGGTGAGTATTACCAGTGGTTCAGTCCGTTTCCAGCAGACTGAAAGTCAGGGGAAAACGAAATATGGACCCTTGGCTGATGCAGACAGAGTTTTCACAAACCTTTATGGAAGACATGACTGGAGATTAAAAGGAGCTTTAGCTCGAGGAGATTGGTACATGACAAAGAATATTTTGGAAAAAGGAACCGACTGGATCGTTA ATGAACTAAAAACATCTGGCCTCCGTGGGCGTGGAGGGGCTGGATTTCCAACTGGGATGAAATGGTCATTCATGAATAAGCCTTCTGATGGCCGACCCAAATACTTAGTTGTGAATGCAGATGAAGGAGAACCTGGTACATGCAAGGATAGAGAGATCATGCGTCATGACCCACACAAGTTAATAGAAGGCTGTTTGATTGCTGGTCGAGCAATGGGTGCTCAGGCAgcttatatttacataagagGAGAGTTTTATAATGAGGCCAGTAATTTGCAAGTAGCCATTGCTGAG GCTTACCAGGCTGGCTTAATTGGAAAGAATTCTTGTGGCTCTGGCTATGACTTTGATGTATTTGTTCACCGAGGTGCGGGGGCCTACATCTGTGGTGAAGAAACAGCTCTCATTGAATCAATTGAAGGAAAGCAAGGCAAGCCAAGGTTGAAGCCCCCATTCCCAGCTGATGTTGGACTGTTTGGTTGTCCAACAACAGTTAATAATGTGGAGACAATTGCTGTCTCTCCA ACAATTTGTCGTCGTGGTGGCAAGTGGTTTGCCTCCTTTGGCCGCACCCGAAACTCAGGAACCAAACTATTTAACATCTCTGGTCATGTCAACACTCCCTGCACTGTTGAAGAAGAGATGAGTATCCCATTGAAGGAGCTGATTGAGCGTCACGCTGGTGGTGTCTGTGGTGGATGGGATAATCTTCTGGCTATCATTCCAGGAGGTTCTTCCACTCCGCTTATACCTAAACA TGTCTGTGAAACTGTCTTAATGGACTTTGATGGTTTGGTGGCTGCTCAAACTTCGCTTGGTACTGCTGCTATCATTGTAATGGACAAATCTACAGACATTGTAAAGGCCATCGCTCGTCTGATTATGTTTTACAAACATGAGTCTTGTGGTCAATGTACACCTTGTCGTGAAGGTGTCTCTTGGATGAACAAAATGATATACAG ATTCGTCGAAGGTAATGCTTCACCTAAAGAGATTGATATGCTGTGGGAGATCTCCAAACAAATTGAAG GTCATACAATTTGTGCTCTCGGAGACGGTGCAGCGTGGCCCGTCCAAGGCCTGATTAGGCATTTTAGACCGGAATTGGAAAGACGCATGCAGACATACGCCATGACCCACGGACCAAGCAAAGCCGAACGTCTTTACTAG
- the LOC123709111 gene encoding beta-lactamase-like protein 2 homolog translates to MAAVIPTVTKLSSRIIRILGCNPGPMTLQGTNTYLIGTGKNRILLDTGDKDITEYQKHLSEVVGSEQVNIEHIVVTHWHHDHIGGVENIFGTIAKQPKVWKHKRDSDDAHDTNPLPSPFNWLYDGQELTVEGATLKVHHTPGHTTDHVVLTLQEENILFSGDCILGEGTAVFEDLYTYMKSLNRILELNPSVIYPGHGNIVDDPIEKIKYYIAHRTQREEQILEALRNNSDKQLNEMDLVKIIYKETPEHLWPAAAYNVNHHLTKLAKEKIIKCLDIDGENKWQIAMTQSSL, encoded by the exons atggcAGCTGTTATTCCAACAGTTACTAAATTATCAAGTAGAATCATAAGAATTCTGGGCTGCAACCCAGGACCAATGACGCTTCAAGGAACTAATACATACTTAATTGGAACTGGAAAAAA TCGTATACTTTTGGACACTGGTGATAAAGACATAACAGAATATCAGAAACATTTATCTGAAGTAGTAGGTTCAGAACAAGTAAATATTGAACACATAGTGGTTACACACTGGCATCATGACCATATTGGAGGAGTTGAGAATATTTTTGGGACAATTGCAA AACAACCCAAAGTTTGGAAACACAAAAGAGATTCAGATGATGCACATGACACAAACCCGTTACCAAGTCCTTTTAACTGGCTTTATGATGGACAAGAGCTGACAGTTGAAGGAGCAACTCTTAAGGTTCATCACACACCTGGGCATACAACTGATCATGTTGTTTTGACTTTACAagaggaaaatattttatttagtggGGACTGTATTCTTGGAGAGGGCACTGCTGTTTTTGAAGACCTTTATACCTACATGAAAAgcttaaatagaatattagaATTGAATCCCAGTGTTATTTATCCTGGACATGGAAATATTGTTGAT GACCcaattgaaaaaattaaatactacatAGCACATCGAACTCAAAGGGAAGAACAAATTTTGGAAGCTCTTAGGAACAACTCtgataaacaattaaatgaaatggATTTAGTTAAGATCATCTATAAAGAAACACCAGAGCATTTATGGCCAGCAGCTGCATATAATGTTAATCATCATTTGACAAAATTGGCcaaagagaaaataataaaatgtctaGATATAGACGGGGAAAATAAATGGCAGATAGCTATGACACAAAGCAGTTTATAG